Proteins found in one bacterium genomic segment:
- a CDS encoding MarR family transcriptional regulator has protein sequence MDYVDAALTILRTALEIKNYYAVSLLSRVDLTPARLNLLMALFLSEDQALMASELGELLVVSPGNITGLVDGLAKDRLVRRIADSSDRRAVLVELTDKGRRFVRWLAPIHFRLVRSLMSGLGRAQARSLTALLDEVRRQVRSVPPPTIARRPF, from the coding sequence GTGGACTACGTCGACGCCGCGCTGACAATCCTGCGAACCGCGCTTGAGATCAAGAATTACTACGCCGTCTCCCTCCTAAGCCGGGTCGATCTCACGCCGGCCCGCCTGAACCTCCTCATGGCGCTCTTTCTCTCCGAGGACCAGGCGCTGATGGCGTCAGAGTTGGGGGAGCTCTTGGTCGTCAGCCCCGGGAACATCACCGGGTTGGTCGACGGCCTTGCAAAGGACCGGCTCGTGCGTCGGATTGCCGACTCCAGCGACCGTCGTGCCGTCCTCGTCGAGCTCACGGACAAGGGGCGCCGCTTTGTCCGCTGGCTCGCCCCGATTCACTTCCGGCTGGTGCGCTCGCTGATGTCGGGCCTCGGCAGAGCTCAGGCCCGGTCGCTCACAGCGCTGCTGGATGAAGTGCGCAGACAGGTTCGGAGCGTACCGCCGCCGACAATTGCCCGCCGCCCTTTCTAG